A stretch of Lysinibacillus agricola DNA encodes these proteins:
- a CDS encoding CPBP family intramembrane glutamic endopeptidase: MLTNSKQTIIFLLSLLFVYGMLAFTFANQAVFWYMYAFTLLVCIAIAILAGKIEDQLPTWQFLLFGIGYGTITYGIIRFGYWLAPHINNSLVQSVQKFLANYGPQNIWHYILLVFIVAIGEELFWRGYIQQQLKRFMRPAFAVIVTAMLCAISIAISGFMLGMIAALVTSLIWGFLYEWRKSMPLVIVTHVVFVLLLFLVLPLT, translated from the coding sequence ATGCTTACAAATTCGAAACAAACAATAATATTTCTCCTTTCTTTATTATTCGTTTATGGCATGCTAGCTTTTACCTTTGCTAACCAAGCTGTATTTTGGTACATGTATGCATTTACTTTACTTGTATGTATTGCCATTGCAATTCTGGCTGGTAAAATCGAAGATCAGTTACCTACCTGGCAATTTTTACTCTTTGGTATTGGATACGGTACAATAACATATGGTATTATACGCTTTGGCTATTGGCTTGCACCACACATTAATAATTCCTTAGTACAATCAGTACAAAAATTTTTAGCAAACTATGGACCACAAAATATTTGGCACTATATATTACTCGTATTCATTGTAGCCATTGGTGAAGAACTATTTTGGCGCGGCTATATTCAACAACAGCTAAAACGCTTTATGCGTCCTGCTTTTGCTGTTATTGTAACTGCGATGTTATGCGCCATCTCCATTGCTATTAGTGGCTTTATGCTGGGTATGATTGCTGCACTTGTAACAAGCCTTATTTGGGGCTTTTTATATGAATGGCGTAAAAGTATGCCACTTGTTATTGTAACCCATGTAGTTTTTGTACTATTATTATTTTTAGTGTTACCTTTAACATGA
- a CDS encoding chemotaxis protein, translating to MEHKGILLESGTNELEIVEFEVANNKFGINVIKVKEIIQPIPVTFIPHAHPHVEGIIQLRGEVLPVVDMLRVLGIQSTERNPQQKYIVAEFNKQRVVFHVDNVTQIHRISWNQIEKPSDMYQGGTSQVIGVIKQNEQMILLLDFERIMVDINPDSGISVESVKKLGKRDRSEKRILIAEDSPLLRKLLFDTMNEAGYENVEFFENGRDAYEYLESVVKGGSDVSEHIQLVVTDIEMPQMDGHHLTRKIKEHPDLQKLPVIIFSSLITDDLRHKGDQVGAEDQISKPEIAELILRVDQLIL from the coding sequence TTGGAACATAAAGGAATATTATTAGAGAGTGGCACAAATGAGCTAGAAATTGTTGAATTTGAAGTAGCTAACAATAAATTTGGTATTAACGTTATTAAAGTGAAAGAAATTATTCAACCGATTCCAGTAACATTTATTCCACACGCGCACCCGCATGTAGAAGGGATTATTCAATTACGAGGTGAGGTTTTACCAGTAGTTGATATGCTCCGAGTATTGGGTATTCAAAGTACAGAGCGTAATCCTCAGCAAAAATATATTGTAGCTGAGTTTAATAAACAGCGCGTAGTATTCCATGTAGATAACGTTACACAAATTCACCGTATTTCATGGAATCAAATCGAGAAACCTTCTGATATGTATCAAGGAGGAACATCACAAGTAATTGGTGTTATTAAGCAAAATGAGCAAATGATTTTATTGCTTGATTTCGAAAGAATTATGGTAGATATCAATCCGGATTCTGGTATAAGTGTAGAATCTGTTAAAAAGCTTGGTAAACGTGATCGCTCTGAAAAACGAATTTTAATTGCTGAAGATTCACCATTACTACGTAAGCTATTATTCGATACTATGAATGAAGCAGGTTACGAAAATGTAGAATTCTTTGAGAATGGCCGTGATGCTTATGAATACCTCGAATCCGTCGTCAAAGGTGGTAGCGATGTGTCTGAGCATATTCAATTAGTTGTGACGGACATAGAAATGCCGCAAATGGATGGGCATCATTTAACGCGTAAAATTAAGGAACATCCAGATCTCCAAAAGCTTCCTGTCATTATTTTTTCAAGCTTAATTACGGATGATCTTCGTCATAAAGGCGACCAAGTAGGTGCAGAGGATCAAATTAGTAAGCCTGAAATTGCAGAGCTTATTTTACGAGTAGACCAGCTTATCCTATAA
- a CDS encoding Ppx/GppA family phosphatase, translating to MNELKTAIIDIGSNTIRLVLHRYDKEEGLREIGNIKTVARLRTYLQPSGEMSEEGIQVLTDTLLTFKAMLDDFEVTDVKAAATAAIRQATNKAKIIALMKDRTGIQIELLTEEEEAYYGFVAVAHSIGTKSAVTIDIGGGSTEITLFENKELQKSHSFPFGTVSLKQRFVKGDIMNSSEKKELIAFIKEQFKSLPWIQDINLPIIAIGGSARNIAQIHQQKHVYPIASVHGYEMTKENLEELSVFLGNLSFNELKQLDGLSADRADIIVPALEVFSVLMEVVGSELFQITKNGLREGLIIQRILQTDESAFDKYNVFEGNARRLARQYGRTEEEVDYLRNLTDQLYRECCHLGYSQYNPKDLQLLTKAAKVFNIGEYIELSSASQHTFYLIANQSIDGLNHKERVKLALLASYKNKDYYQRFAAPFTEWLSREEYRKIRDFGALLKFVYALNVSKRKIVHAIEMQTEEDYVQLSIYVKNNAAAEKYQANRHKKHLERALKIPIKINFIEEGLNNYDN from the coding sequence TTGAATGAATTAAAAACGGCTATCATCGATATTGGCTCTAACACCATTCGATTAGTATTGCATCGATACGATAAAGAAGAGGGACTTCGTGAGATTGGAAATATTAAAACGGTTGCACGTTTACGTACATATTTACAGCCCTCTGGTGAAATGTCTGAAGAGGGTATACAAGTATTAACAGATACATTATTGACTTTTAAAGCAATGCTTGATGATTTTGAAGTGACTGATGTGAAAGCTGCTGCAACAGCTGCAATCCGTCAGGCGACCAATAAAGCAAAAATAATTGCCTTAATGAAGGATCGGACAGGTATTCAAATAGAGCTTTTAACTGAAGAAGAAGAGGCATATTATGGCTTTGTTGCTGTAGCGCATTCAATAGGCACAAAGTCCGCTGTAACGATCGATATTGGTGGCGGTAGTACAGAAATAACACTTTTTGAAAATAAAGAACTACAGAAATCTCATAGTTTTCCTTTTGGTACAGTTTCTTTAAAGCAACGTTTTGTAAAGGGAGACATTATGAATAGCAGTGAAAAAAAGGAACTCATTGCATTTATTAAAGAACAGTTCAAATCACTTCCCTGGATTCAGGATATCAATTTACCAATTATCGCTATTGGTGGTAGTGCCCGAAATATTGCTCAAATTCATCAACAAAAACATGTATATCCAATCGCAAGTGTACATGGTTACGAAATGACTAAGGAAAATTTAGAAGAGCTCAGTGTATTTTTAGGTAATTTAAGCTTTAATGAGTTGAAACAGTTAGATGGGCTTTCGGCGGATCGTGCCGATATCATTGTCCCTGCATTAGAAGTTTTCAGTGTGTTAATGGAGGTTGTTGGCAGTGAGTTGTTCCAGATAACAAAGAACGGATTGCGTGAGGGACTTATTATACAGCGTATTTTGCAAACAGATGAAAGTGCGTTTGATAAGTACAATGTGTTTGAGGGAAACGCAAGAAGATTGGCTCGTCAGTATGGTCGAACTGAAGAAGAAGTAGACTATTTGAGGAATTTAACGGATCAATTATACCGTGAGTGTTGCCATCTTGGTTATTCACAATATAATCCAAAAGATTTACAATTATTAACGAAAGCGGCGAAAGTTTTTAATATTGGAGAGTATATTGAGTTAAGTTCTGCAAGTCAGCATACTTTTTATTTAATTGCGAACCAATCTATTGATGGGCTGAATCATAAGGAACGTGTGAAATTAGCACTTTTAGCCTCATATAAAAATAAAGATTATTATCAACGATTCGCTGCTCCTTTTACAGAATGGCTGAGTCGTGAGGAGTATCGTAAAATACGAGACTTTGGCGCACTTTTAAAATTTGTCTATGCGTTAAATGTGTCAAAAAGAAAGATTGTACATGCCATTGAGATGCAGACAGAAGAGGATTATGTGCAGCTTAGTATCTATGTAAAAAACAACGCTGCCGCAGAAAAATATCAAGCAAACCGACATAAAAAACATCTAGAACGCGCACTAAAGATACCTATAAAAATAAACTTTATTGAAGAAGGGTTGAACAATTATGACAACTGA
- a CDS encoding DoxX family protein, translating into MQHIGSTILRVVLGIIFATHGFQKFQGGIGFTADYFDAIGIPGFMAYIVAIIELVGGVAIILGLGTRLFGALLTVTMIVAIFTAKLSVGFIGADGLAGYELDLALAAIALYFALAGASSFSLDSKLFGKE; encoded by the coding sequence ATGCAACATATCGGTTCAACTATTTTACGTGTCGTACTCGGCATTATTTTTGCCACTCATGGCTTTCAAAAGTTTCAGGGTGGTATCGGCTTCACAGCTGATTATTTTGACGCCATTGGTATTCCAGGCTTTATGGCATATATTGTTGCCATTATAGAACTAGTCGGTGGTGTTGCAATTATTTTAGGCTTAGGTACAAGACTTTTTGGCGCTTTATTGACAGTGACAATGATTGTTGCCATTTTTACAGCGAAGCTTAGCGTTGGCTTTATCGGCGCAGATGGCTTAGCTGGATATGAATTAGATTTAGCTTTAGCCGCAATTGCTTTATACTTTGCACTTGCTGGGGCATCTAGTTTTTCTTTAGACTCAAAACTTTTTGGTAAAGAGTAA
- a CDS encoding NAD(P)-dependent oxidoreductase, whose translation MGKERIAFIGTGVMGASIIKHLLQNGHEVTVYTRTKEKAEPLMALGAAWASSPAEAFKNKEIAFTMVGYPADVEEVYFGDNGLFQTAEFGNIVIDMTTSEPTLAKRIFDHAQKLGVESLDAPVSGGDIGAQNGTLSIMVGGSRATFNKVLPVMNHFGGNIVYQGEAGAGQHAKMCNQIVIASGMIGVCESLAYGLKAGLDLPTVLQSISSGAAGSWSLSNLAPRMIKEDYAPGFYIKHFVKDMKIALDESKKMGITLPGLALAYDMYEKLMEEGYGENGTQALLKAYQ comes from the coding sequence ATGGGAAAAGAGCGTATTGCATTTATCGGTACAGGCGTTATGGGAGCTAGCATCATCAAGCATTTATTACAGAATGGTCATGAGGTAACAGTTTATACACGTACAAAGGAGAAAGCAGAGCCGCTTATGGCATTAGGTGCAGCTTGGGCAAGTTCACCAGCAGAAGCATTTAAAAATAAGGAAATAGCCTTTACGATGGTTGGATACCCTGCAGATGTAGAGGAAGTTTATTTTGGAGACAACGGATTATTTCAAACAGCTGAATTCGGCAATATCGTTATTGATATGACTACTTCAGAGCCAACATTGGCAAAGAGAATTTTTGACCATGCTCAAAAGCTTGGAGTAGAATCGCTAGATGCACCTGTTTCTGGCGGAGATATCGGTGCTCAAAATGGTACCTTATCCATTATGGTTGGAGGTAGTCGAGCTACATTCAATAAAGTTTTACCAGTCATGAATCATTTTGGTGGAAATATTGTTTATCAAGGTGAGGCCGGTGCAGGACAGCATGCTAAAATGTGTAATCAGATAGTTATTGCTTCAGGAATGATTGGTGTGTGTGAGTCACTTGCTTACGGTTTAAAGGCTGGACTTGATTTACCAACAGTATTGCAATCCATATCGTCTGGTGCAGCAGGTTCTTGGTCGTTAAGTAATTTAGCACCCCGCATGATCAAAGAAGATTATGCACCAGGTTTTTATATTAAGCATTTTGTGAAGGATATGAAAATTGCTTTAGACGAATCTAAAAAAATGGGGATTACATTACCAGGTCTTGCACTTGCTTATGACATGTATGAAAAGCTAATGGAAGAGGGCTATGGTGAAAACGGAACACAGGCACTTTTAAAAGCTTATCAATAA
- a CDS encoding RNA degradosome polyphosphate kinase, producing the protein MTTEITNNQLQEEESTETQGRLLEEIAKPQYYNNRELSWLAFNERVLEEAEDVNNPLLERLKFLAIFSSNLDEFFMVRVAGLQDQVRAGFHKPENKSGLTPKEQLAKIAERTQALVRRQTEVYRHLIYDLLPQHNVHIADMKDLNSTQKAFVNEMFAETIFPVLTPVAVDAYRPFPTLFSKTLNLLVLLEQDEADLESREKVAIVQVPSVLDRYIKVPSADGETVIVLLEDVIAAHIEKLFYGYSVKSAQAFRLTRNADLTIHEEGARDLLVEIEKELKKRRWGLGSRLEVREGEMSEEVLTYLLDEFEIEETDVFHIDGPLDLTFMFSFVKGISIGREHLEYESFIPQPPLDLQSDENIFEKALQQDIFFHHPYESFVPIVDFISEAAVNPNVLAIKQTLYRVSGNSPIIQALKFAAENGKQVTVLVELKARFDEENNVHWAKQLEQAGCLVIYGMNNLKTHSKITLVVSRRNGKIERFVHLGTGNYNDATAKIYTDMGIITTDKEFGIDATNFFNYLSGYTEKPAFNHLVVAPFDIRDEFIRLMDEEIACHKKHGNGFIRAKMNSLTDKDLMMKLYEASIAGVKVELIIRGICCIRPGIPGISENITVTSIVGRFLEHSRIYWFHHNGENKVYLSSADMMTRNMIKRVEILFPVYASEAKARIINIMNTQLEDKAKARIQDSNGKYHYKDFDRSEDPINSQEIFLKDALKPTLDEE; encoded by the coding sequence ATGACAACTGAAATTACGAATAATCAGTTACAAGAAGAGGAATCAACAGAAACACAAGGTCGATTATTAGAGGAAATTGCCAAGCCGCAATACTATAATAATCGTGAATTAAGCTGGCTAGCCTTCAATGAACGAGTTTTAGAGGAAGCAGAGGATGTTAATAATCCTCTGCTAGAACGTCTAAAATTTTTAGCAATATTTAGTTCGAATTTAGATGAGTTTTTCATGGTACGTGTTGCAGGTCTACAGGATCAGGTACGTGCAGGTTTCCATAAGCCTGAAAATAAGTCGGGCCTAACACCAAAAGAGCAATTAGCGAAAATTGCAGAGCGTACTCAGGCATTAGTGCGCCGTCAAACTGAAGTATACAGACATTTAATATATGATTTATTACCACAACATAATGTACATATAGCAGACATGAAAGACTTAAATAGTACACAAAAAGCGTTTGTCAATGAAATGTTTGCAGAAACAATCTTCCCTGTTTTAACACCCGTAGCTGTAGATGCATATCGTCCTTTCCCAACTTTGTTCAGTAAAACATTAAATTTACTTGTATTATTAGAGCAAGATGAAGCGGATTTAGAGAGTCGTGAAAAAGTAGCGATTGTACAAGTACCATCTGTCTTAGATCGTTATATTAAAGTACCATCAGCAGACGGAGAAACTGTAATTGTCTTATTAGAGGACGTCATTGCAGCGCATATAGAAAAGCTCTTTTATGGATACAGTGTTAAGTCAGCACAGGCTTTCCGTTTGACACGTAATGCTGATTTAACAATTCATGAAGAAGGCGCAAGAGATTTACTTGTAGAAATCGAAAAAGAACTGAAAAAACGTAGATGGGGTTTAGGCAGTCGTCTAGAAGTTCGTGAGGGCGAGATGAGTGAGGAAGTTCTTACATACTTACTAGATGAATTTGAAATTGAAGAAACGGATGTTTTTCATATAGATGGACCGCTAGATTTAACATTTATGTTCTCGTTTGTAAAAGGCATATCTATTGGTCGAGAACATTTAGAATATGAAAGCTTTATCCCGCAGCCACCATTAGATTTGCAATCGGATGAAAATATTTTTGAAAAAGCTCTGCAACAAGATATTTTTTTCCATCACCCATATGAGTCGTTTGTGCCTATCGTAGATTTTATCTCAGAAGCGGCAGTCAATCCGAACGTTTTAGCAATCAAACAAACATTATATCGTGTAAGTGGTAATTCACCCATTATACAAGCATTAAAGTTCGCAGCAGAAAATGGTAAGCAGGTAACAGTTTTAGTTGAATTGAAAGCACGTTTTGATGAAGAAAATAATGTTCATTGGGCAAAGCAACTGGAGCAAGCTGGCTGCCTTGTTATTTACGGTATGAACAATTTAAAAACACACTCGAAAATAACACTTGTTGTAAGTCGTCGAAATGGAAAAATTGAGCGTTTTGTACATCTTGGAACAGGGAATTATAATGATGCAACTGCAAAAATTTATACAGATATGGGTATAATAACGACAGATAAGGAATTTGGCATTGATGCCACTAATTTCTTTAACTATTTAAGTGGTTATACAGAGAAGCCAGCTTTTAATCACTTAGTCGTGGCCCCGTTTGATATTCGAGATGAATTTATCCGGTTAATGGATGAGGAAATTGCTTGTCATAAGAAGCATGGCAATGGTTTTATCCGAGCTAAAATGAATTCACTGACGGACAAAGACTTAATGATGAAGCTATATGAGGCATCCATTGCAGGTGTAAAAGTAGAGCTTATCATTCGTGGTATTTGTTGTATTAGACCAGGTATCCCTGGAATTAGTGAAAACATAACAGTAACAAGTATTGTTGGTCGTTTCCTTGAGCATTCTCGTATTTATTGGTTCCATCATAATGGGGAAAATAAAGTATATTTATCTTCTGCAGATATGATGACTCGTAATATGATTAAACGTGTAGAAATTCTATTCCCTGTATATGCAAGTGAAGCAAAAGCCCGTATTATTAACATCATGAATACACAACTTGAGGATAAAGCAAAAGCTCGTATTCAAGACTCAAATGGAAAATATCATTACAAAGATTTTGATCGTAGTGAAGATCCAATTAATAGTCAGGAAATTTTCTTAAAAGATGCACTTAAACCTACGCTAGACGAAGAATAA
- a CDS encoding MarR family winged helix-turn-helix transcriptional regulator has translation MTSEDIKQSLKLYIVLSRAHKAINETTHQFFQENGLNPTEFAVLELLYHKGRQPLQQIGNKILLASGSITYVIDKLEKRGYLLRVSCPSDRRVTYADITDKGEAFMGELFPKHEQHLHELMSVLSVEEKDQAITLLKKLGLSIKDLSY, from the coding sequence ATGACGTCAGAAGATATAAAACAATCTTTAAAATTATACATTGTATTATCACGTGCGCATAAAGCAATTAATGAAACGACCCATCAATTTTTTCAAGAGAATGGATTAAACCCAACTGAGTTTGCTGTATTAGAGCTTCTTTATCATAAAGGAAGACAACCATTACAGCAAATTGGCAATAAAATTTTGCTAGCTAGTGGGTCTATTACGTATGTCATTGACAAGCTTGAAAAAAGAGGATATTTATTGCGTGTCTCTTGTCCATCAGATCGCCGTGTTACCTATGCAGATATTACTGATAAAGGTGAAGCATTTATGGGAGAACTATTTCCAAAACATGAGCAGCATTTACATGAATTGATGAGTGTGCTTTCCGTTGAAGAAAAAGATCAAGCTATCACTTTATTAAAAAAATTAGGCCTGTCTATTAAGGATTTGTCTTATTAA
- a CDS encoding aspartyl-phosphate phosphatase Spo0E family protein: MVNLLLKQMEQTREMMIRSGVENGLQNAKTIQLSRRLDQLMNTYYRQTAFEDEEDQED; encoded by the coding sequence ATGGTCAATCTACTCTTGAAACAAATGGAACAAACTCGTGAGATGATGATTCGCTCAGGTGTAGAAAACGGGTTACAAAATGCGAAAACCATTCAACTGAGTCGCAGATTAGATCAGTTAATGAATACTTATTATAGACAGACAGCATTTGAAGACGAAGAAGATCAAGAAGATTGA
- a CDS encoding MFS transporter, with protein sequence MKRSSAVDVQHRSQLALYLSLPILSWAFYDFANTIFSSNINTIFFPFYMDEVLGTNEVMQQVASTFISYANAIASFFLVIFSPLFGVWIDNTGYKKRFIVWFASISIFFTFMMGVFANLQTSTNYSGVPLSLFLVVASFVIAKFFFNSSLVFYDSMMGDLGTKEEMPLISGYGVAIGYLGTILGLLVYLYVGNSDFHRAFIPTAILYLIFSLPLFFINKDTPIPTSQRKPIKFLDGYKEIVQTFKDMKQYKAIFTFMIAYFFLNDAIATTIAMMAVYATTIVGFTSGQFIVLYLVSTVSTIIGSLAFGYITKAIGAKRAITVVALLMIVALAFAVFATEQWMFWLAGSMFGISLGSMWVTSRTYIIELSPDEKRGQFFGLFAFSGKVSSIIGPAVYGTVTLWMKDYGTLASRVALSTLIVMTVIGLLVHLKVNGSKVGDDIC encoded by the coding sequence ATGAAGCGGAGTTCAGCAGTAGACGTACAACATCGAAGTCAGTTAGCTCTTTATTTATCACTGCCAATTTTATCGTGGGCGTTTTATGATTTTGCGAATACAATATTTTCTTCAAATATTAATACAATATTTTTCCCATTTTATATGGATGAGGTTTTAGGGACGAATGAGGTAATGCAGCAGGTGGCGAGCACGTTTATTTCGTATGCAAATGCCATTGCTAGCTTTTTCCTCGTTATTTTTTCACCACTCTTTGGCGTATGGATTGATAATACTGGCTATAAAAAGAGATTTATCGTGTGGTTTGCATCTATTTCCATCTTCTTTACCTTTATGATGGGTGTTTTTGCGAATCTACAGACGTCAACAAATTATTCAGGTGTGCCACTTAGTTTATTTTTAGTTGTAGCTAGTTTTGTCATTGCGAAATTTTTCTTTAATTCAAGTCTAGTGTTCTATGATTCTATGATGGGAGACTTAGGGACGAAAGAGGAAATGCCCCTTATTTCTGGATATGGGGTAGCGATTGGCTATTTAGGTACAATTTTGGGGTTACTTGTTTATTTGTATGTAGGAAACAGTGATTTCCATCGAGCATTTATTCCAACTGCCATTTTATATTTAATATTTTCTTTGCCATTATTTTTTATTAATAAAGATACACCGATTCCAACGTCTCAACGAAAGCCTATTAAATTTTTAGATGGTTATAAGGAAATTGTTCAAACATTTAAGGACATGAAGCAATATAAAGCTATTTTCACCTTTATGATTGCTTACTTCTTTTTAAATGATGCAATTGCAACAACTATTGCAATGATGGCTGTATATGCTACAACGATTGTAGGCTTTACATCGGGGCAATTTATCGTGCTTTATTTAGTATCTACTGTTTCAACAATTATTGGCTCGCTTGCATTTGGTTATATTACAAAAGCAATTGGAGCTAAACGAGCGATAACTGTGGTGGCACTATTAATGATTGTCGCTTTAGCATTTGCTGTCTTTGCAACAGAGCAATGGATGTTCTGGCTTGCTGGTAGTATGTTCGGCATATCACTAGGATCAATGTGGGTAACATCTAGAACGTATATTATTGAATTGTCTCCAGATGAAAAACGTGGCCAATTTTTTGGCTTGTTTGCATTCTCGGGTAAAGTATCTTCAATTATTGGGCCAGCAGTCTACGGAACGGTCACATTATGGATGAAAGATTACGGAACGCTAGCAAGTCGTGTTGCGTTATCGACATTAATTGTGATGACAGTAATTGGCCTATTGGTACATCTAAAGGTCAATGGCTCAAAAGTTGGAGATGATATTTGTTAA
- a CDS encoding YkvS family protein, whose amino-acid sequence MKIAEVGNIIEFKDGLQGIVEKVNENSVIVDLTYMENFDSLEIEEKTVVNHKRYKILYTNEAQ is encoded by the coding sequence GTGAAAATAGCTGAAGTTGGAAATATTATCGAGTTTAAAGATGGCTTACAAGGTATAGTCGAAAAAGTAAATGAAAATTCGGTGATCGTTGATTTAACATACATGGAGAATTTTGATTCCCTTGAAATTGAAGAGAAAACGGTCGTCAACCATAAACGTTACAAAATTTTATATACAAATGAAGCTCAATAG
- a CDS encoding winged helix-turn-helix transcriptional regulator, with protein sequence MDQKKICPRFEKALKILNHSWNTLLIYQLLEGPQRYSTIKNQLGISSRVLTERLKELEIEQIVKRTVIPSTPVVIEYELTEKGHALTPVLKAIEQWSSMWVNTEE encoded by the coding sequence TTGGATCAAAAAAAAATTTGTCCACGATTTGAAAAGGCGCTCAAAATATTAAATCATAGCTGGAACACTCTGCTTATTTATCAGTTATTAGAAGGGCCTCAACGATACTCAACAATTAAAAATCAGTTGGGTATTAGCAGTCGTGTGTTAACGGAGAGATTAAAAGAATTAGAGATTGAGCAAATTGTAAAACGTACAGTTATTCCATCAACACCAGTAGTGATCGAATACGAGCTAACAGAAAAAGGACATGCACTTACACCGGTCCTTAAAGCAATAGAACAATGGTCTTCCATGTGGGTGAATACGGAAGAATAG